The Litchfieldia alkalitelluris genome has a window encoding:
- a CDS encoding UDP-N-acetylmuramoyl-L-alanyl-D-glutamate--2,6-diaminopimelate ligase, with protein sequence MHLKALLAYLHEYIPVIEENPLITSLEMDSRHVKQGSLFFCIEGYTVDGHDYAEQAKQNGAVALIVEKEVNVDIPTIVVKNSKRAMAILADAFYNQPTHKLHLIGVTGTNGKTSTTHIIDKIFNDYGKVTGLIGTMYMKIGSKTIEVKNTTPESLTLQQTFHQMVESNVNTAIMEVSSHALDLGRVHGCDFNVAVFTNLTQDHLDYHQTMDEYRHAKGLLFSGLGNTFNHQKPKFAVLNSDDPASVEYAKSTAAKIVTYGIDNDSDIMATNIHMTSSGTSFDLVTASERVNVSIKLIGKFSVYNILAATAASLVSHIPLQSIVSTIESIEGIAGRFEVVNGGQDFTVVVDYAHTPDSLENVLTTVKQFAVGRSIVVVGCGGDRDKTKRPLMGQIAAQNADLAIFTSDNPRSEDPSEILRDIEAGVTKEDYTTIIDREKAIKFAISKAKKNDIIIIAGKGHETYQIIGDHKYDFDDRLVALKAIKELKL encoded by the coding sequence ATGCATTTAAAAGCGTTACTTGCTTATTTACATGAATATATTCCTGTAATTGAAGAGAATCCGCTAATCACATCACTAGAGATGGACTCGCGCCATGTAAAACAAGGTAGCTTGTTTTTTTGCATAGAAGGTTATACCGTTGATGGACATGATTATGCTGAGCAAGCTAAACAAAACGGTGCTGTAGCACTGATTGTAGAAAAAGAGGTTAATGTAGATATTCCTACGATAGTAGTGAAAAATTCTAAGAGAGCGATGGCAATTTTAGCAGACGCTTTCTATAATCAACCAACTCACAAACTTCACTTAATTGGTGTAACTGGGACGAATGGTAAGACATCCACTACCCATATTATTGATAAAATATTTAATGATTATGGTAAAGTAACAGGATTAATTGGGACAATGTATATGAAAATCGGTTCAAAAACAATTGAAGTGAAAAATACTACACCTGAATCACTGACACTACAACAAACTTTCCATCAAATGGTAGAAAGTAATGTAAATACAGCAATCATGGAAGTGTCTTCACATGCATTGGATCTCGGGAGAGTTCACGGCTGTGATTTCAATGTAGCTGTATTTACCAATTTGACTCAGGATCACTTAGATTATCATCAAACAATGGATGAATATCGTCATGCAAAAGGCTTACTATTTTCAGGGTTAGGCAATACCTTTAATCATCAAAAACCGAAATTTGCTGTGCTCAATTCGGATGATCCTGCATCTGTAGAATATGCTAAAAGCACTGCTGCTAAAATTGTAACCTATGGAATAGATAATGACAGTGACATAATGGCTACTAATATACATATGACGTCTTCTGGAACTAGTTTTGATTTGGTTACAGCGTCTGAGCGTGTAAATGTTTCGATAAAACTAATTGGAAAGTTTAGTGTGTATAATATCTTGGCTGCTACAGCAGCATCTTTAGTATCTCATATACCTCTTCAATCGATTGTATCGACGATAGAGTCAATTGAGGGAATAGCGGGACGATTTGAAGTGGTTAATGGAGGTCAAGACTTTACAGTAGTTGTAGATTATGCACATACTCCAGATAGCTTAGAAAATGTTTTAACAACAGTTAAACAATTTGCCGTTGGACGTTCTATTGTTGTCGTTGGTTGTGGTGGTGATCGAGATAAAACGAAAAGACCTTTGATGGGTCAAATTGCTGCCCAGAATGCTGATTTAGCAATTTTCACCTCTGATAACCCCAGATCTGAGGATCCTAGTGAAATCTTAAGAGATATCGAAGCTGGAGTAACAAAGGAAGACTACACCACAATAATAGATCGTGAGAAGGCAATAAAATTTGCGATTTCAAAAGCAAAGAAAAATGACATTATTATAATCGCTGGCAAAGGACATGAAACTTACCAAATCATTGGAGACCATAAATACGACTTTGATGATCGTCTTGTTGCTTTAAAAGCAATTAAGGAGTTGAAGTTGTAG
- a CDS encoding stage V sporulation protein D, whose translation MRVSNVTVRKRLATVLFFGFLIFLIIDIRLGYVQFFIGNKLTALAEDSWSRNIPFEPERGEILDRNGIALATNQSAPSVLVVPRQIEDPADAAEKLAAILNMSEEDAYKHVTKKANIERINPEGRKISHEKAKEIRALGLKGVYIAEDSIRHYPFGSYLSHVLGFAGIDNQGLTGLELTYDEKLKGEKGSVKFYASAKGQRIPDIADEYTPPEDGLNLKLTIDTRVQTIIERNLDIAEATYNPDGVIAIAMNPNNGEILAMASRPDFDPANFRNVSPDVYNRNLPVWSTYEPGSTFKIITLAAALEEGKVDLTEDEFNDPGFVKVANARLKCWKRGGHGHQTFLEVVQNSCNPGFVELGERLGKEKLFKYIKDFGFGQKTGIDLQGEGKGILFNIERVGPVEQATTAFGQGVSVTPIQQVAAVAAAVNGGTLYTPYIAKEWIDPITGEVVSKTTPEAKRNVISEETSKQIRHALESVVALGTGRGAFVEGYRVGGKTGTAQKAQGGRYLENNHIVSFIGFAPADDPEIVVYLAVDNPKGTVQFGGVVAAPIVGSIMEDSLQALGVEKRKDQIEKKTTWSDPKLITVPDVTGLSKSELQQQLIDLKLEITGEGDIVIDQAPNPGEKIEQGTTLRILLGDKKGD comes from the coding sequence ATGCGGGTCTCGAATGTTACAGTAAGAAAAAGGTTAGCAACAGTTTTATTTTTTGGGTTTCTTATTTTCCTAATTATTGATATTAGATTAGGATACGTACAATTCTTTATTGGCAATAAACTGACTGCACTTGCGGAGGACTCATGGAGCAGAAATATTCCATTTGAGCCAGAGCGTGGTGAAATTCTTGACAGAAATGGAATAGCACTTGCTACAAACCAAAGTGCTCCTTCAGTGCTAGTCGTTCCAAGACAAATTGAAGATCCAGCCGATGCTGCAGAAAAGCTAGCTGCGATATTAAATATGTCGGAAGAAGACGCATATAAGCATGTAACGAAAAAAGCGAACATTGAAAGAATTAATCCAGAAGGTAGAAAAATTTCACATGAAAAAGCAAAAGAAATACGTGCACTTGGGTTAAAAGGAGTTTATATTGCAGAAGATTCCATTCGACATTATCCTTTTGGTAGCTATCTTTCTCATGTTTTGGGATTTGCTGGAATCGATAATCAAGGTTTAACAGGGCTTGAGCTAACTTATGATGAAAAACTAAAAGGTGAAAAGGGAAGTGTGAAATTTTACGCTAGTGCAAAGGGGCAAAGAATCCCCGATATAGCGGATGAATATACACCTCCTGAAGACGGTCTGAACTTAAAACTAACGATTGACACTCGTGTTCAAACAATTATAGAAAGAAATTTAGATATTGCAGAAGCAACCTACAATCCGGATGGAGTGATTGCTATTGCGATGAATCCTAATAATGGTGAAATTCTTGCCATGGCAAGTCGACCTGACTTTGACCCAGCAAACTTCAGGAATGTTTCACCTGACGTATATAATCGTAACCTGCCCGTTTGGAGTACATATGAGCCGGGTTCTACATTTAAAATAATAACACTAGCTGCTGCATTGGAAGAGGGTAAAGTGGATCTTACAGAAGATGAGTTTAACGATCCAGGTTTTGTTAAGGTTGCTAATGCAAGACTAAAATGCTGGAAAAGGGGGGGGCATGGCCATCAAACGTTTTTGGAAGTTGTGCAAAATTCATGCAACCCGGGATTTGTTGAGTTAGGTGAACGTTTAGGTAAAGAAAAACTGTTTAAATATATAAAAGATTTTGGATTTGGTCAAAAGACAGGAATTGATTTACAAGGTGAAGGTAAAGGGATTCTCTTTAATATAGAGAGAGTAGGACCTGTTGAACAAGCAACAACAGCGTTTGGCCAAGGTGTATCAGTAACTCCAATCCAACAGGTAGCTGCTGTTGCTGCCGCTGTAAATGGAGGAACACTTTATACTCCATATATAGCAAAGGAATGGATTGACCCTATTACAGGAGAAGTTGTGAGTAAAACAACACCTGAAGCAAAAAGGAATGTAATTTCGGAAGAAACTTCAAAACAAATACGTCACGCTCTTGAAAGTGTGGTTGCGCTAGGTACTGGAAGAGGTGCTTTTGTGGAAGGTTACCGTGTTGGAGGAAAAACTGGTACTGCCCAAAAAGCGCAAGGTGGAAGATACCTAGAGAATAATCATATTGTATCTTTTATTGGATTTGCTCCTGCTGATGACCCAGAGATTGTTGTGTATCTCGCAGTTGATAATCCTAAAGGTACTGTGCAGTTTGGTGGTGTTGTGGCTGCCCCAATTGTAGGAAGTATCATGGAGGATTCACTTCAAGCATTAGGTGTTGAAAAACGTAAAGATCAAATTGAAAAGAAGACAACTTGGTCCGACCCTAAATTAATAACCGTACCTGATGTCACTGGTTTAAGTAAGAGCGAGTTACAGCAACAATTAATTGACTTAAAGCTCGAAATAACTGGTGAGGGTGATATCGTGATTGATCAGGCACCTAATCCAGGTGAAAAGATTGAACAAGGAACTACGTTACGGATTCTTCTTGGAGATAAAAAAGGGGATTAG
- the murG gene encoding undecaprenyldiphospho-muramoylpentapeptide beta-N-acetylglucosaminyltransferase, with product MRILVSGGGTGGHIYPALALINEVKKMNPDAEFLYIGTEKGLESKIVPRAGISFKTINITGFKRKLSFENVKTIARFFKGVSDSKRIIKNFKPDVVIGTGGYVCGPVVYGAAKLKVKTIIHEQNSVPGLTNKFLSKYVDRIAICFEDAKEYFPSEKVVLTGNPRAQEVLGHDGHKGKRSVGLQPSKKSVLIVGGSRGARPINDAVLEVLNQVEDKGYQFLYVTGDAHYENVMKKVKEVGNPKNVIIKPFLHNMPEVLAGVDLIVARAGATTLAEITALGLPSILIPSPYVTNNHQEKNARSLSENNAAIIRLEREFSGEQLIKDIDSILLNDHTLSEMKKASYEIGIRDAANRLYKLIKELK from the coding sequence ATGAGGATTTTAGTAAGTGGTGGAGGTACGGGTGGACATATCTATCCAGCTTTAGCATTAATTAATGAAGTGAAAAAAATGAATCCTGATGCGGAATTTTTATATATTGGCACTGAAAAAGGGTTGGAAAGCAAAATTGTTCCAAGGGCAGGGATATCCTTTAAAACAATAAATATTACAGGCTTTAAACGAAAGTTATCCTTTGAAAATGTGAAAACAATTGCAAGGTTTTTTAAAGGGGTTTCAGACAGTAAACGAATTATTAAGAATTTTAAACCTGATGTAGTGATTGGAACAGGTGGTTATGTTTGTGGCCCGGTAGTTTATGGAGCTGCGAAACTTAAAGTGAAAACAATTATCCATGAGCAAAATAGTGTACCAGGTTTAACGAATAAATTTTTAAGTAAGTATGTTGATCGAATTGCTATATGCTTTGAAGATGCAAAAGAGTATTTTCCTTCTGAAAAGGTTGTTTTGACAGGTAATCCAAGAGCACAAGAGGTGCTTGGACATGATGGACATAAAGGTAAAAGAAGTGTTGGTCTTCAACCTTCAAAAAAGTCTGTTTTAATTGTTGGAGGAAGTAGGGGAGCACGTCCAATAAATGATGCAGTTCTTGAAGTGTTGAACCAAGTAGAAGATAAAGGGTATCAGTTTTTGTATGTTACTGGTGATGCTCACTATGAAAATGTTATGAAGAAGGTAAAAGAAGTTGGGAATCCCAAAAATGTTATCATCAAACCGTTTTTACATAATATGCCAGAGGTTTTGGCAGGTGTTGATTTAATTGTTGCTAGAGCAGGTGCTACTACTTTAGCTGAAATTACGGCATTAGGCCTTCCAAGTATTTTAATCCCTAGTCCGTATGTAACTAATAATCATCAAGAAAAGAATGCAAGGTCACTAAGTGAAAATAATGCAGCTATTATTAGATTAGAACGGGAATTTTCTGGAGAACAATTAATAAAAGATATTGATTCAATTTTACTTAATGATCACACATTATCAGAAATGAAGAAGGCATCCTATGAAATCGGGATTAGAGACGCAGCTAACCGACTTTACAAATTGATTAAGGAGTTAAAATAG
- the spoVE gene encoding stage V sporulation protein E, giving the protein MSTKKSTPDIILVIITLSLLTVGLIMVYSASAIWATYKFDDSFFFAKRQLLFAGVGVLAMFFIMNVDYWTWRTWAKVIIIVCFVLLILVLIPGVGMVRNGSRSWIGVGAFSIQPSEFMKLAMIAFLAKYLSENQKKITSFKKGLVPSLSLVFIAFGIIMLQPDLGTGTVMVGTCIVMIFIAGARLSHFVMLGLLGVAGFVGLILSAPYRIKRITSFLNPWEDPLGSGFQIIQSLYAIGPGGLFGLGLGQSRQKFFYLPEPQTDFIYAILAEELGFIGGSFVILLFSLLLWRGVRIALGAPDLFGSFLAIGIIGMIAIQVIINVGVVTGLMPVTGITLPFLSYGGSSLTLMLAAVGVLLNISRYARY; this is encoded by the coding sequence TTGTCGACCAAGAAATCTACGCCAGACATCATACTAGTTATTATTACGCTTTCTCTACTGACTGTCGGACTCATAATGGTTTATAGTGCAAGTGCAATTTGGGCTACTTATAAGTTTGACGACTCTTTCTTTTTCGCTAAACGCCAACTTTTATTCGCAGGAGTTGGAGTGTTAGCAATGTTCTTCATTATGAATGTCGATTATTGGACATGGAGAACCTGGGCAAAGGTAATTATAATTGTTTGTTTTGTACTATTAATACTGGTTTTAATTCCAGGAGTAGGAATGGTGAGAAATGGATCTAGGAGTTGGATTGGTGTGGGCGCTTTTTCTATCCAACCCTCGGAATTCATGAAACTAGCAATGATTGCATTTCTAGCAAAATATTTATCAGAAAATCAAAAGAAAATAACGTCCTTTAAAAAAGGTCTTGTTCCATCACTATCACTTGTTTTTATAGCATTTGGAATTATTATGCTTCAGCCTGATTTAGGTACTGGAACTGTGATGGTTGGGACATGTATTGTGATGATTTTCATTGCTGGAGCTAGATTAAGTCACTTTGTGATGCTGGGTCTATTAGGTGTTGCTGGGTTTGTTGGCTTAATATTATCTGCTCCATACCGGATAAAAAGAATTACGTCCTTTTTAAACCCCTGGGAAGATCCATTAGGTAGTGGCTTCCAAATCATTCAGTCGCTTTATGCTATTGGGCCAGGAGGATTATTTGGCCTAGGTCTTGGACAAAGTAGGCAGAAATTCTTTTATTTACCCGAACCTCAAACAGATTTCATCTATGCTATATTGGCAGAAGAACTTGGATTTATTGGAGGATCTTTTGTTATTCTTCTATTTAGTTTGTTGCTTTGGAGAGGTGTCAGAATAGCTTTAGGAGCTCCTGACTTGTTCGGTAGCTTTTTAGCTATAGGAATCATAGGAATGATAGCTATTCAGGTTATTATAAATGTTGGTGTTGTAACTGGCTTAATGCCTGTTACGGGGATCACTCTTCCTTTCTTAAGTTATGGTGGTTCATCACTAACCTTGATGTTGGCAGCTGTCGGAGTGTTATTAAATATTAGTAGATATGCTAGATACTAA
- the mraY gene encoding phospho-N-acetylmuramoyl-pentapeptide-transferase translates to MNEQVILFTIFMGFLICVILSPLFIPFLRRLKFGQSIREEGPKSHQKKSGTPTMGGVIILLSIIITTLVMTMKFSEEIGAKTLLLLLVTVGFGILGFLDDFIKVVMKRNLGLTSRQKLLGQIVISVIFYIIFKQNQFSTEVSIPGTEYSFDLGIFYVLFIIFWLVGFSNAVNLTDGLDGLVSGTAAIAFGAFTVLAWYQSEYEVAIFSVAVVGAVLGFLVFNAHPAKVFMGDTGSLALGGAIATVAILTKLEILLIIIGGVFVIETLSVIIQVISFKTTGKRVFKMSPLHHHYELVGWNEWRIVVTFWSVGLLLAVLGIYIEVWI, encoded by the coding sequence ATGAATGAACAAGTGATATTATTTACAATATTTATGGGATTTTTAATTTGTGTGATTCTATCACCTTTGTTTATTCCCTTCCTAAGAAGGCTTAAATTTGGGCAAAGTATACGTGAAGAGGGACCGAAATCACACCAAAAAAAATCAGGAACACCTACTATGGGTGGAGTGATTATTTTGTTGTCGATTATCATAACAACTTTAGTTATGACAATGAAGTTTAGTGAAGAAATAGGAGCAAAAACACTATTGTTACTTCTTGTAACAGTTGGATTTGGGATTTTAGGATTTTTAGATGATTTTATTAAAGTAGTTATGAAGAGGAATTTGGGTTTGACATCTAGACAAAAGTTACTTGGTCAAATTGTTATCTCTGTCATTTTCTATATTATTTTTAAGCAGAATCAGTTTTCAACAGAAGTAAGTATTCCTGGAACTGAATATAGCTTTGACCTCGGCATATTCTATGTTTTATTTATTATCTTTTGGTTAGTAGGTTTTTCTAATGCTGTGAATCTAACTGATGGTCTAGACGGACTGGTATCTGGAACTGCAGCCATAGCTTTTGGTGCTTTTACTGTATTAGCGTGGTACCAATCTGAATATGAAGTAGCTATTTTTTCTGTCGCTGTAGTTGGTGCGGTCTTAGGGTTTCTCGTGTTTAATGCTCACCCTGCAAAAGTGTTTATGGGGGATACAGGTTCATTAGCTTTAGGTGGTGCAATTGCTACAGTTGCTATTCTTACTAAGTTAGAGATTTTGCTTATTATTATTGGTGGTGTCTTTGTCATTGAAACATTATCAGTTATTATTCAAGTGATCTCTTTTAAAACAACAGGTAAACGTGTGTTTAAAATGAGTCCTCTTCATCACCATTACGAATTAGTTGGATGGAATGAGTGGAGAATTGTTGTAACATTTTGGAGTGTTGGTTTGTTATTAGCCGTACTCGGAATCTATATAGAGGTGTGGATTTAA
- the murD gene encoding UDP-N-acetylmuramoyl-L-alanine--D-glutamate ligase, whose product MKNTEKFLGKNILVLGLAKSGFAAATVLHNLGAKLVVNDQKPFEQNEAAQSLEAKGIKVICGGHPISILDDHFDIVVKNPGIPYSNPIVAAALERNIPVVTEVEIAYYLTNAPFIGITGSNGKTTTTTLIYEIFKVANKNPLLAGNIGTAASEVAKYANDDQVIVTELSSFQLMGVPTFTPKVAVLLNIFDAHLDYHGTKREYVKAKGNIYKNQTENDFSIVNADDYEVVELSKNSKAQKIYFSTSKVLEEGAYVRDGFLYFNDESIIEMSEIALPGKHNLENILAAVSVAKILDVKNEAIQNVLRTFTGVKHRLQYVETLKGRRFYNDSKATNILATQKALSAFEQPVILLAGGLDRGNEFDELVPYLKNVKALIVFGQTAEKMAKAGQTAGIDTIKSVDNVEKAVAAAYAVSNEEDVILLSPACASWDQYKTFEERGDIFINSVHKLK is encoded by the coding sequence TTGAAAAATACGGAGAAGTTTTTAGGGAAGAATATACTAGTTCTTGGTTTAGCAAAAAGTGGTTTTGCTGCAGCAACTGTGTTACATAACTTAGGGGCGAAGCTAGTTGTAAATGATCAAAAACCTTTCGAACAAAATGAAGCCGCTCAATCTCTAGAGGCCAAAGGTATAAAGGTTATTTGTGGAGGTCATCCAATTTCAATTTTGGATGATCATTTTGACATTGTCGTTAAAAACCCGGGTATCCCTTATAGTAATCCAATAGTTGCTGCCGCACTTGAACGAAACATTCCTGTGGTTACCGAGGTAGAGATTGCATACTACCTTACAAATGCACCATTTATAGGAATCACGGGGTCAAATGGGAAGACAACTACAACTACATTAATATATGAAATCTTTAAAGTTGCTAATAAAAATCCACTCTTAGCAGGAAATATTGGCACTGCTGCTTCTGAGGTTGCTAAATATGCTAATGATGACCAAGTCATTGTTACTGAGTTATCCTCATTTCAGTTAATGGGGGTACCAACCTTTACTCCTAAGGTTGCGGTTTTACTTAATATCTTTGATGCTCATTTAGACTACCATGGAACAAAAAGGGAATATGTCAAAGCTAAAGGTAACATTTATAAAAATCAAACAGAAAATGATTTTAGTATTGTTAACGCTGATGACTATGAAGTTGTTGAACTTTCAAAAAATAGTAAGGCACAGAAAATATATTTTTCTACTTCGAAAGTGTTGGAAGAAGGGGCATATGTAAGGGATGGTTTCTTATATTTCAATGATGAATCTATTATTGAAATGAGTGAAATTGCATTACCAGGTAAGCACAACCTCGAAAATATCCTTGCCGCAGTTTCTGTAGCAAAAATATTAGATGTGAAGAATGAGGCAATTCAAAACGTCCTAAGAACCTTCACGGGTGTGAAGCATCGCTTACAATATGTAGAGACACTTAAAGGAAGAAGATTTTATAATGATTCAAAAGCAACAAATATTTTAGCCACTCAAAAAGCCTTATCAGCATTCGAGCAGCCGGTCATTCTTCTTGCTGGAGGCTTAGATCGTGGAAATGAATTTGACGAGCTTGTACCGTACTTAAAAAACGTAAAAGCTTTAATTGTCTTTGGACAAACAGCAGAAAAAATGGCTAAAGCTGGTCAAACAGCGGGAATAGATACGATTAAATCTGTCGATAATGTAGAGAAAGCTGTTGCAGCGGCATATGCTGTTTCCAATGAAGAAGACGTAATATTGCTATCACCAGCATGTGCAAGCTGGGATCAATATAAGACTTTTGAAGAAAGAGGAGACATTTTTATAAACAGCGTGCATAAGCTTAAGTAA
- the murB gene encoding UDP-N-acetylmuramate dehydrogenase has translation MEKIIDELQEAKVGKILENELLANHTTMKIGGPADLLIIPNDIEGLINAIKIISHYKLPWRAIGRGSNLLVSDEGIEGVVIKLANGLDHIDIDGTTVTVGGGYPIVKLAMVISKEGLDGFAFASGIPGSVGGAVYMNAGAHGSDISKILKKAFILFEDGSTEWLTNEELEFSYRTSVLQTKRPGIVLEAVFELKEGKKEEIVAIMQKNKDYRKDTQPWNFPCAGSIFRNPLPNYAGQLIEQAGLKGYSIGGAQISEMHGNFIVNAGGATAKNVLDLIQYIKDTIYQKYGVEMETEVEIIGRK, from the coding sequence TTGGAGAAAATCATCGATGAATTACAAGAAGCTAAAGTAGGCAAAATCTTGGAAAATGAATTATTAGCTAACCATACTACAATGAAAATAGGTGGCCCAGCAGATCTGTTGATCATTCCGAATGATATCGAAGGGCTAATAAATGCTATAAAAATCATAAGTCATTACAAACTTCCATGGAGGGCAATTGGGCGAGGTTCAAATTTATTAGTCTCTGATGAAGGAATAGAAGGTGTGGTTATTAAACTTGCTAATGGCTTAGATCACATTGACATAGATGGAACTACTGTTACAGTTGGTGGAGGATATCCAATCGTAAAACTAGCAATGGTCATAAGTAAGGAAGGGCTAGATGGTTTTGCTTTTGCAAGCGGAATTCCCGGGTCTGTTGGAGGAGCAGTTTATATGAATGCAGGAGCACATGGATCGGATATCTCTAAAATTTTAAAGAAAGCATTCATTTTATTTGAAGATGGTTCGACTGAATGGCTAACCAATGAAGAACTTGAATTTTCTTATCGTACATCTGTTCTTCAAACGAAGCGACCGGGAATTGTTCTAGAAGCAGTGTTTGAACTAAAAGAAGGCAAAAAAGAAGAGATAGTTGCAATAATGCAAAAAAATAAAGATTACCGAAAAGATACCCAACCTTGGAATTTTCCTTGTGCAGGAAGTATTTTTCGAAATCCTCTTCCGAATTATGCCGGACAGTTAATTGAACAGGCTGGACTAAAGGGTTATTCAATTGGCGGAGCTCAAATATCTGAGATGCATGGTAACTTCATAGTAAATGCGGGTGGAGCAACAGCTAAAAATGTATTGGATTTAATCCAATATATTAAGGATACCATCTATCAAAAGTATGGAGTTGAAATGGAAACAGAAGTTGAAATAATTGGCCGAAAGTAA